Sequence from the Curtobacterium sp. MCLR17_007 genome:
CCTGGCGTTCCAGCGCTACTTCGTCGAGGGCCTGTCGCGGAGCGGCCTGCGGTGAGTCAGAAGCCCCACCGCCCCACCGTCGCCGACGCGCGCCGCTGGGTCGCCGCGGACTTCGGCGTGCACGCCGTCGAGGTCGAGCAGGTCGCCGGCGGGACCGACACCTCGGCCGTCGTGTGGCGGATGGTCGACGACGCCGGCACCGCCTGGGCCGCGAAGTGGACCACCCGGCCGACCCGGACGGGCAGTCGTCTGGTCGCGTCCATGGCAGCTGCCGGACTCGAGAGCACGCCGGCCGCTCGTCCCACCGCGGACGGCCGCCGACGCAGCCGTCGCGCGGGCGGCAAGCTCGCGCTCACCCGGTGGTCCGGTGGTGAGGACGCGGCGACGGTCGGGCTCGACCTGGAGGGATGGCACGCGTACGGCGCGCTGCTGGCGGACGTGCACGCGCACGCCTTCCCGCCGCCGGTCCGGAAACAGGGAGCGCGGCGGGGCATCCGTCGTCGCCGACGCCGCTACCGCGCCGAGATCCGCGCGCTCGACGGGGCGGCCGCTGCTTCCACGGTCGACCGCGATGCGGTGCTCGACCTGTGGCAGGAGGCTCGTCCGCGGATCGACCTGCTGCTGCGGGGGACCGCGCTGGTCCCCAGCAGCCCTGCCGAGGCCGTCCCGTGCCACGGCGACCCGCACCTGGGCAACGTCCTGGTCGAGGCGGACGGCGCACTCCGTCTGGTCGACTGGGACGAGGCCGTCGTCGGTCCGCGCGAGCTCGACCTGCACCTGGTGGAGTTCAGCGTGCTGTTCGACCCGGCGACACCCGAGCAGCTCGGCGCGTTCCGCCAGGGATACGGCCCCGCCACGGTCGACGAGTGCCGGATGGTGCGGTTCGCCTGCGTTCGAGCGCTCGAGGACCTGACGTCCACGATGACAGAGGCGCTCGCGACCACCGGCGACGACCGGGACGAGGCACTTCGGGTGTTCACGGGCATCCTCGCGCCGACCGGATCGGCCTCGCTGGTCGCGGACCGGCTGCGACGTGCCCTCGCCGCGGCCGACGAAGCCGGACGAGCCGGCCAAAGCTGACGGGTATCGGCTCGAGCCGACGGCGCCTGACCGACGCCGACGGAACGGGCTGGGTCGAGGGAAGCAGCGCGGATCACGGAGAGCGGTGAGCGCTGGGGAGAGCAAGGTTCCGTGTGCGCGCTGACGAATCCGGTTCGCGAACGCCGGGTTCGGAGAACTGGATTCGTCAGCGCCGCGATCGGAAACCGTCATGCGGGGACCGTCGGACCCGTCGGGACCGTCGGGGCCGTCGGGACCCGGCGGGCCGGTCCCGACCTGCCGGGCCGGTCCGACCTGACCGGACGGGGCGGTCCCGACCTGCCGGGCCGGTCCGACCTGACGGGACGGGACGGGACGGTCGGACCTGACGGCCCGGCTGTGAACCGGCGGGCGTCGTCGGTCTGCGTCGCCTAGGAACTGGCCGTGGCCGCGCTGGCCGCGATGACCCCGGCCATGACGGCGGTGGTCTGGATGTCCTGCAGGACGCCCTTGACGGCGGGCGACGCCCACGTGCCGGACGTGATGTCCTGCACGAGCGCCTTGTCGACCTTGCCGAACTGCCGTCGGAGCGACCCGGTCGCTTCGAGCAGCGCGATCGTCGCAGCGGTGAACGGCGTCGGTGCGGCGCGACCGTCGAGGACCTCGAGCACGGTGGACCGCAGTGTCATCTCGGGGCGGCCGTCGAGCTCCGGGTACGACGTCGACGAGAAGATCCCGAGCGTGGTCCGCTGCTGACTGGTCAGGAGTCCCCGCTCGACGAGCGAAGCGGCGACGTCGTCGCGGAGCTGTCGTTTGCCGAGCTTCGACACCCACCACTTCGCCTTGCGCGGGGTCCCGGTCGCGGCGATCGTGCCGACCACGCTGTCGAGGACCGCGTCCCCGGTGGCGCTGCCGTCGACGACGCGCACCAGCTTGCCGTCGAGTGACACGGCCCCCCGCAGGGCGAGGTCCGCCAGGACCGCGCCAGCCAACCCGGAGTCGAACCGCTGCGCGTCGACCGCGCGACGGCCGTCCGGTTCGGTCAGCAGGAGCGTGAACGCCTGGGGCACGGTGAGTTGCTCAGCCATCCCGGCATCGTGCCACGTTCGGCGGGGGTGGGGCGAGCCTCCAGGACGTCGCGCGCGCCGCGCCGACCGGACAGTCGTCAGTACGCGGCGGACTGTCCGCCGTCGATGGGGACCACGGTCGCGTTGACGTAGCTGGCGTCGTCGGAGAGCAGGAACGCGACGACCGCGGCGATCTCGGGGGCTTCGCCATAGCGCTTGGTCGGGTTGACCTGGATGAACTCCTCGGCCGCCTTGCGCGGG
This genomic interval carries:
- a CDS encoding GPP34 family phosphoprotein, giving the protein MAEQLTVPQAFTLLLTEPDGRRAVDAQRFDSGLAGAVLADLALRGAVSLDGKLVRVVDGSATGDAVLDSVVGTIAATGTPRKAKWWVSKLGKRQLRDDVAASLVERGLLTSQQRTTLGIFSSTSYPELDGRPEMTLRSTVLEVLDGRAAPTPFTAATIALLEATGSLRRQFGKVDKALVQDITSGTWASPAVKGVLQDIQTTAVMAGVIAASAATASS
- a CDS encoding aminoglycoside phosphotransferase family protein; protein product: MSQKPHRPTVADARRWVAADFGVHAVEVEQVAGGTDTSAVVWRMVDDAGTAWAAKWTTRPTRTGSRLVASMAAAGLESTPAARPTADGRRRSRRAGGKLALTRWSGGEDAATVGLDLEGWHAYGALLADVHAHAFPPPVRKQGARRGIRRRRRRYRAEIRALDGAAAASTVDRDAVLDLWQEARPRIDLLLRGTALVPSSPAEAVPCHGDPHLGNVLVEADGALRLVDWDEAVVGPRELDLHLVEFSVLFDPATPEQLGAFRQGYGPATVDECRMVRFACVRALEDLTSTMTEALATTGDDRDEALRVFTGILAPTGSASLVADRLRRALAAADEAGRAGQS